The Nocardia sp. BMG111209 genome includes a window with the following:
- the ftsX gene encoding permease-like cell division protein FtsX: protein MRIGFLIREVVTGLRRNVTMTVAMILTTAVSLAMVGGGLLAVQLTSKTESMFLGRLEIRMFLTPDVSAADNDCTQDPCRVLMSQLKQQAGVVSVQFTSSADAHREATEVTFKDQPEMVQMIKDTKFPASFRVKMTDPGQYPKLMQQYSSRPGVLSVHSDQDFVDRLVGLFRGVGNAAFGLAALQAVAALLLIANMVQIAAFTRREEVGIMRMVGASRWYTQLPFLLEAVFAALMGSLLAVVGLFIARPLVINPALGALSDNGIVPRLTDSDIGVVSGWIMFGGIVFAAATAYGTLRYYVRD, encoded by the coding sequence ATGCGCATAGGCTTCCTCATCCGCGAGGTCGTCACCGGCCTGCGGCGCAACGTCACCATGACGGTGGCGATGATCCTCACCACCGCGGTCTCGCTGGCGATGGTCGGCGGCGGTCTGCTCGCCGTGCAGCTGACCTCGAAGACCGAGAGCATGTTCCTGGGCCGGCTCGAGATCCGGATGTTCCTCACCCCGGACGTGTCGGCGGCCGACAACGATTGCACCCAGGATCCGTGCCGGGTCCTGATGTCGCAGCTGAAGCAGCAGGCCGGCGTGGTCAGCGTGCAGTTCACCAGCAGCGCCGACGCCCATCGGGAGGCGACCGAGGTCACCTTCAAGGACCAGCCGGAAATGGTCCAGATGATCAAGGACACCAAGTTCCCGGCGTCGTTCCGCGTGAAGATGACCGACCCGGGCCAGTATCCGAAGCTGATGCAGCAGTATTCGTCCCGGCCCGGCGTGCTGAGCGTGCACAGCGATCAGGACTTCGTGGATCGGCTGGTCGGGCTGTTCCGCGGCGTCGGCAACGCGGCGTTCGGCCTCGCCGCGTTGCAGGCGGTGGCGGCGTTGCTGCTGATCGCGAACATGGTGCAGATCGCGGCGTTCACCCGCCGCGAGGAGGTCGGCATCATGCGCATGGTCGGCGCCTCCCGCTGGTACACCCAGCTGCCCTTCCTGCTGGAGGCGGTCTTCGCGGCGCTGATGGGATCGCTGCTGGCGGTGGTGGGCCTGTTCATCGCCCGGCCGCTGGTGATCAACCCCGCTCTCGGCGCGCTGTCCGACAACGGCATCGTGCCCCGGCTCACCGATTCGGACATCGGTGTCGTCTCCGGCTGGATCATGTTCGGCGGCATCGTCTTCGCCGCCGCCACCGCCTACGGCACCCTGCGCTACTACGTCCGCGACTAA
- the ftsE gene encoding cell division ATP-binding protein FtsE, with amino-acid sequence MITLRNVTKSYQTSTRPALDNVTVDIGKGEFVFIIGPSGSGKSTFMQILLKDVKPTTGEVLVADFRVDKLPGRKVPKLRQRIGCVFQDFRLLQQKTVEQNVAFALEVIGKSRKFINRSVPEALDLVGLSGKADRLPSELSGGEQQRVAIARAFVNRPLVLLADEPTGNLDPDTSQDIMALLERVNRTGTTVLMATHDNHIVDMMRRRVIELDRGRIIRDEATGVYGVGR; translated from the coding sequence GTGATCACGCTGCGGAACGTCACCAAGTCGTACCAGACGTCGACACGTCCCGCGCTGGACAATGTCACCGTCGATATCGGCAAGGGTGAATTCGTTTTCATCATCGGGCCGTCGGGGTCGGGTAAGTCGACCTTCATGCAGATTCTGCTCAAGGATGTGAAGCCGACGACGGGTGAGGTACTCGTCGCCGACTTCCGGGTCGACAAACTCCCGGGCCGCAAGGTGCCGAAGCTGCGGCAGCGCATCGGCTGTGTGTTCCAGGATTTCCGCCTCTTGCAGCAGAAGACGGTCGAGCAGAACGTGGCCTTCGCGCTGGAAGTGATCGGCAAGTCGCGCAAATTCATCAATCGTTCGGTGCCGGAGGCGCTGGACCTGGTCGGCCTGTCCGGTAAGGCGGACCGGCTGCCCAGTGAGCTGTCCGGCGGCGAACAGCAGCGGGTGGCGATCGCCCGCGCGTTCGTGAACCGGCCGCTGGTCCTGCTGGCCGACGAGCCCACCGGCAACCTCGACCCCGATACCAGTCAGGACATCATGGCGCTGCTGGAACGTGTCAACCGCACCGGAACGACGGTGCTGATGGCCACCCACGACAATCACATCGTCGACATGATGCGGCGCCGGGTGATCGAACTCGATCGCGGCCGGATCATCCGGGACGAGGCGACCGGCGTGTACGGGGTGGGTCGCTGA
- a CDS encoding mechanosensitive ion channel family protein, with the protein MTEYLAAGTGSDLLDWARSSGLEIVLLVIGAILFSRLTTFVRDRITRQIDSGFRSSDSLVRTEAAKHRHALAQVLSWLVLTIVYFLLTIEVLKRLGFELGGLVAPAAVIGAAIGFGAQRIVQDLLAGFFLITERQYGFGDVVSIAVTGQPEPAEGTVEDVNLRITTLRNADGSVITVPNGQIVKVTNLSKDWARAAIDVPVPATADITRINEILHEVGARAYQDGALKSLLLDEPSVMGVEDLTVDQMNIRMVARTLPGKQFDVGRELRARVAAALRREGLSESA; encoded by the coding sequence ATGACCGAATACCTCGCCGCCGGTACCGGATCCGATCTCCTCGACTGGGCTCGTTCCAGCGGACTGGAGATCGTACTGCTGGTGATCGGCGCGATCCTGTTCAGCCGGCTCACCACCTTCGTCCGGGACCGCATCACCCGTCAGATCGACAGCGGCTTCCGGTCCAGCGATTCACTGGTCCGCACCGAGGCCGCGAAACATCGGCACGCGCTGGCCCAGGTGCTCAGCTGGTTGGTGCTGACGATCGTCTACTTCCTGCTGACGATCGAGGTGCTCAAACGCCTCGGCTTCGAACTCGGCGGACTGGTCGCGCCGGCCGCCGTGATCGGCGCCGCGATCGGTTTCGGCGCTCAGCGCATCGTGCAGGACCTGCTGGCCGGATTCTTCCTGATCACCGAGCGGCAGTACGGTTTCGGTGACGTGGTGAGCATCGCGGTCACCGGTCAGCCGGAGCCGGCCGAGGGAACCGTCGAGGATGTGAACCTGCGCATCACCACGCTGCGCAACGCGGACGGCTCGGTGATCACCGTCCCCAACGGGCAGATCGTGAAGGTCACCAATCTGTCCAAGGACTGGGCGCGCGCGGCCATCGATGTCCCCGTGCCCGCCACCGCCGACATCACCAGGATCAACGAGATCCTGCACGAGGTCGGCGCGCGCGCCTATCAGGACGGCGCGCTGAAATCGCTGCTCCTCGACGAGCCCTCGGTGATGGGCGTCGAGGATCTCACCGTCGACCAGATGAATATTCGGATGGTTGCCCGGACGTTGCCGGGCAAGCAGTTCGATGTTGGACGCGAGCTGCGCGCCCGGGTGGCCGCGGCCCTGCGCCGGGAAGGTCTGAGTGAAAGTGCGTAA
- the prfB gene encoding peptide chain release factor 2: MHPDVSADLAELDTTLKTVEAVLDVDELRRRIDELEHQAADPELWNDQEHAQQVTSELSHAQNELRRVTDLRQRLDDLPVLYELAEGEEGEARVSALADADAERTGLHADVEAMEVRTLLSGEYDKREALVNIRSGAGGVDAADWAQMLMRMYVRWAERHKYAVEIYDTSYAEEAGIKSATFAVKTPYAYGTLSVEMGTHRLVRISPFDNQGRRQTSFAEVEVLPVVETTDHIDVPETEIRVDVYRSSGPGGQSVNTTDSAVRITHIPTGIVVTCQNEKSQLQNKISAMRVLQAKLLERKRQEERAQMDALKTNEGASWGNQMRSYVLHPYQMVKDLRTNYEVNNPTSVLDGDIDGFIEEGIRWRMRQIA; encoded by the coding sequence GTGCATCCTGACGTGTCCGCTGACCTCGCCGAACTCGACACCACCTTGAAGACCGTCGAGGCGGTCCTCGACGTCGACGAGTTGCGGCGCCGGATCGACGAGCTGGAGCACCAGGCGGCCGATCCCGAACTGTGGAACGACCAGGAACACGCGCAGCAGGTCACCAGCGAGCTGTCCCACGCCCAGAACGAACTGCGCCGCGTCACCGATCTGCGGCAGCGCCTCGACGATCTGCCGGTGCTGTACGAACTGGCCGAGGGCGAGGAGGGCGAGGCCCGCGTCTCGGCCCTCGCCGATGCCGACGCCGAGCGGACCGGGCTGCACGCCGACGTCGAGGCCATGGAGGTCCGCACGCTGCTGTCCGGCGAGTACGACAAGCGCGAGGCGCTGGTCAACATCCGCTCCGGCGCGGGCGGCGTGGACGCGGCCGACTGGGCGCAGATGCTCATGCGCATGTACGTCCGCTGGGCCGAGCGGCACAAATACGCCGTGGAGATCTACGACACCTCCTACGCGGAGGAGGCGGGTATCAAGAGCGCCACCTTCGCGGTGAAGACGCCCTACGCCTACGGCACCCTCTCGGTCGAGATGGGCACGCACCGGCTGGTCCGGATCAGCCCGTTCGACAACCAGGGCCGCCGCCAGACCTCCTTCGCCGAGGTCGAGGTGCTGCCGGTGGTCGAGACCACCGACCACATCGACGTGCCGGAGACGGAGATCCGCGTCGACGTCTATCGCTCCTCGGGCCCCGGCGGGCAGAGTGTCAACACCACCGACTCCGCGGTGCGCATCACCCACATCCCCACCGGCATCGTGGTCACCTGCCAGAACGAGAAGTCGCAGCTGCAGAACAAGATCTCCGCGATGCGGGTGCTGCAGGCCAAACTGCTCGAGCGCAAGCGGCAGGAGGAGCGTGCGCAGATGGACGCCCTCAAGACCAACGAGGGCGCCTCGTGGGGCAACCAGATGCGCTCCTACGTCCTGCACCCGTATCAGATGGTGAAGGATCTGCGCACGAACTACGAGGTCAACAACCCCACCTCGGTGCTCGACGGGGATATCGACGGCTTCATAGAAGAGGGCATCCGCTGGCGGATGCGCCAGATCGCCTGA
- a CDS encoding helix-turn-helix domain-containing protein produces MAASGVRDDNELGLFLRSRRESLSPAEVGLPSGPRRRTPGLRRAELAMLAGVSVEYLTRLEQGRDRHPSAAVLSALADVLRLAPRERVHLNRLVKAVTPGFTCRGSLEANRMVRPAVRAVLDQLEPAPAAVLNRLGEVLACTDGYRRLVGPTGQLDGGLPACFPRYLFTDPRARAAYPDWEHKADKAVAGLKQGPYRLDPEVAALVDELTVTAGAEFTRRLETVPGLPDANGTVRMAHPEAGPLRLTYERLELCADDDQHILIQLPADEATAAALDALHGRRPGALRAVSG; encoded by the coding sequence ATGGCGGCTTCCGGTGTGCGCGACGACAACGAGCTGGGCCTTTTCCTGCGCAGCCGCCGCGAATCGCTGTCCCCGGCGGAGGTGGGCCTGCCGTCCGGTCCGCGTCGCCGCACCCCCGGCCTGCGCCGCGCCGAACTGGCCATGCTGGCCGGGGTCAGCGTGGAATACCTCACCCGGCTCGAACAGGGCCGCGACCGGCATCCCTCGGCCGCGGTGCTCTCGGCGCTGGCCGATGTGCTGCGGCTCGCCCCGCGGGAGCGGGTCCATCTGAACCGGCTGGTGAAGGCGGTCACGCCCGGTTTCACCTGCCGCGGCAGCCTGGAAGCGAACCGGATGGTCCGCCCGGCGGTCCGCGCGGTGCTGGACCAGCTCGAACCCGCGCCCGCCGCGGTGCTGAACCGCCTCGGCGAGGTGCTGGCCTGCACCGACGGCTATCGCCGGCTGGTCGGGCCGACCGGTCAGCTCGACGGCGGGCTCCCGGCCTGTTTCCCGCGGTATCTGTTCACCGATCCGCGGGCCCGCGCGGCCTATCCCGATTGGGAGCACAAGGCGGACAAGGCCGTGGCGGGCCTCAAACAGGGCCCGTACCGGCTGGATCCGGAGGTCGCCGCGCTGGTCGACGAGCTCACCGTGACCGCCGGCGCGGAGTTCACCCGGCGGCTGGAGACCGTGCCCGGACTCCCCGACGCCAACGGCACGGTCCGGATGGCACATCCGGAGGCCGGTCCGCTGCGGCTGACCTACGAGCGGCTGGAACTGTGCGCCGACGACGATCAGCACATCCTGATCCAGCTGCCCGCGGACGAGGCCACCGCCGCGGCCCTCGACGCCCTGCACGGCCGCCGGCCCGGCGCCCTGCGCGCGGTCTCGGGCTGA
- a CDS encoding NADPH-dependent FMN reductase has protein sequence MSSTELRLAVIIASVRDGRFGPNVARWFAAEAERHGGFTVEVVDLAEITLPHALPAVSPLMDPNPARPGTLPQLTRALDEADAVVIVTPEINHSYPSSLKTAIDWHFAQWSRKAIGFVGYSGHSGGLIAIEHLRAVFSELDAHTVRNYVSFPRYFQLFDMTTRELIDPSGPNEAAATMLDQLHWWASALAAARRVPIA, from the coding sequence ATGTCCAGCACCGAACTGCGGCTCGCCGTCATCATCGCCAGCGTTCGCGACGGCCGGTTCGGCCCGAACGTGGCCCGCTGGTTCGCCGCCGAGGCCGAGCGGCACGGCGGATTCACCGTCGAGGTGGTCGACCTGGCCGAGATCACCCTGCCGCACGCCCTGCCCGCGGTCTCCCCGCTGATGGACCCGAATCCGGCGCGCCCCGGCACGCTGCCGCAGCTCACCCGCGCCCTGGACGAGGCGGACGCGGTGGTGATCGTGACCCCGGAGATCAACCACAGTTATCCGTCCTCGCTGAAGACGGCCATCGACTGGCATTTCGCCCAATGGTCGCGCAAGGCAATCGGATTCGTCGGCTACAGCGGTCACAGCGGCGGCCTGATCGCGATCGAGCATCTGCGCGCGGTGTTCAGCGAACTGGATGCCCACACCGTCCGCAACTACGTCTCGTTCCCCCGCTATTTCCAGCTGTTCGACATGACCACCCGCGAGCTGATCGACCCGTCGGGCCCGAACGAGGCCGCCGCGACGATGCTCGACCAGCTGCACTGGTGGGCGAGCGCGCTGGCCGCGGCGCGGCGGGTCCCGATCGCCTAG
- a CDS encoding SDR family oxidoreductase, giving the protein MGGIAITGSASGMGAALAARLTGTGHRVIGVDLRDAEVVADLGTPDGRAHAIAEVTRLAEGSLDGFLPFAGLAAATGRPGGLLVSVNYFGAITLLEGLRPLLRAGSDPSVVLISSNSTTTQPGWPVELAEACLAGEEEKARAIAESFGDLGAIQAYPATKAALAWYARTRSAEYIKEGIRLNAIAPGLIDTPMTQAGRDDALTGEGLKGFLGATPVGRAGRPEEIADLVAYLLSDRAGFFVGSVIFCDGGIDAAFRGKDWPAVWDIPLHP; this is encoded by the coding sequence ATGGGTGGCATCGCGATCACGGGCAGCGCGTCGGGGATGGGTGCCGCGCTGGCCGCCCGTCTGACCGGGACCGGGCACCGGGTGATCGGGGTGGATCTGCGCGATGCGGAGGTGGTCGCGGATCTCGGCACCCCCGACGGCCGCGCGCACGCGATCGCCGAGGTCACCCGGCTGGCCGAGGGCAGTCTCGACGGCTTCCTGCCGTTCGCGGGCCTGGCGGCGGCCACCGGACGGCCCGGCGGACTGCTGGTGTCGGTCAACTACTTCGGCGCGATCACGCTGCTGGAGGGGCTGCGGCCGCTGCTGCGCGCCGGATCGGATCCGTCGGTCGTGCTGATCTCGTCGAATTCCACCACCACCCAGCCCGGCTGGCCGGTGGAGCTGGCCGAGGCCTGTCTCGCCGGCGAGGAGGAGAAGGCCCGCGCGATCGCCGAATCCTTCGGTGACCTGGGCGCCATCCAGGCCTATCCGGCGACCAAGGCGGCGCTGGCCTGGTACGCCCGCACCCGATCGGCGGAGTACATCAAAGAAGGCATCCGGCTCAACGCGATCGCGCCCGGTCTCATCGACACCCCGATGACCCAGGCAGGCCGCGACGACGCGCTGACCGGTGAGGGGTTGAAGGGCTTCCTCGGCGCCACGCCGGTCGGCCGCGCGGGCCGCCCGGAGGAGATCGCCGATCTGGTCGCCTATCTGCTGTCCGACCGGGCCGGATTCTTCGTCGGCTCGGTGATCTTCTGCGACGGCGGTATCGATGCGGCGTTCCGCGGCAAGGATTGGCCGGCCGTCTGGGACATCCCGCTGCATCCGTAA
- the hisN gene encoding histidinol-phosphatase → MTALAADLELALHLADEADTITRARFGALDLTVDSKPDLTPVSDADLAVEQAVRATLKRLRPEDAVLGEEFGGDAAFAGRQWVVDPIDGTKNFVRGVPVWASLIALLVDGVPVVGAVSAPALTRRWWAAAGAGAWTRFGDEPPRSIRVSAVGDLAAASLAISSLSGWRDLGLRDQLIGLTDEVWRTRGYGDFLSYCLLAEGAVDIATEPEVSLWDLAPLDILVREAGGAFTALDGSAGPHGGSAVATNGRLHDRVLARLR, encoded by the coding sequence GTGACCGCACTTGCCGCCGATCTCGAGCTCGCCCTGCACCTGGCCGACGAGGCCGACACGATCACCCGCGCGCGGTTCGGCGCGCTGGATCTCACCGTCGACAGCAAACCCGATCTGACCCCGGTCTCGGACGCGGATCTCGCGGTGGAGCAGGCGGTACGGGCGACCCTGAAGCGGCTGCGTCCCGAGGACGCGGTGCTCGGCGAGGAGTTCGGTGGCGATGCGGCGTTCGCCGGCCGGCAGTGGGTGGTCGATCCGATCGACGGCACCAAGAACTTCGTGCGCGGCGTGCCGGTCTGGGCATCGCTGATCGCGCTGCTGGTGGACGGGGTGCCGGTGGTGGGGGCGGTGAGTGCGCCGGCGTTGACGCGGCGCTGGTGGGCGGCCGCGGGTGCGGGGGCGTGGACCCGGTTCGGCGACGAGCCGCCGCGGTCGATCCGGGTATCGGCGGTCGGCGACCTGGCCGCGGCCAGTCTGGCCATCTCCAGCCTGTCCGGCTGGCGGGATCTGGGCCTACGCGATCAGCTGATCGGTCTCACCGACGAGGTGTGGCGCACCCGCGGATACGGCGATTTCCTCTCCTATTGCCTGCTGGCCGAGGGGGCGGTCGACATCGCCACCGAGCCGGAGGTGTCGCTGTGGGATCTGGCGCCGCTGGACATTCTGGTCCGCGAGGCCGGTGGCGCGTTCACCGCGCTCGACGGTTCGGCCGGGCCGCACGGCGGTAGCGCCGTCGCCACCAACGGCCGGTTGCACGATCGGGTGCTCGCCCGCCTGCGCTGA
- a CDS encoding acyl-CoA dehydrogenase family protein — protein MSTRDSATKGRADSAVGLNPVKRDWMGAAMRVMTTITGSELAEKYNLRKPLERLTYEGTRTGFRTLGAATRAFGRVTGGGKPKRLPDNESRTKDYFDLTPTDEQQMIVETVRDFAGEILRPAAFDADSAAKAPRDLLERAAELGITVINVPEELEGAATERGAVTNSLVAEALAHGDMGLALPILAPSGVAVALSQWGTDAQQQTYLGAFTGENVPQASVVLAEPQALFDPFTLRTKATRSPSGFRLNGVKSLVPAAGDAELFVVGAELDGRPALFVVESDTPGIVIEADPGMGLRAAGLGRLILDNVAVPAEAILGDGDAAAHAEDYADAVRLARLGWASLAVGTGQAVLDYVIPYVKEREAFGEPISHRQAVAFMVANIAIELDSIRLVTLRGASRAEQGLSFAREAALAKKLATDKGMQIGLDGVQLLGGHGFTKEHPVERWYRDLRGIGVAEGIVLV, from the coding sequence ATGAGCACTCGAGACTCCGCAACGAAGGGCCGAGCGGATTCGGCCGTCGGCCTCAACCCGGTCAAGCGCGACTGGATGGGCGCGGCCATGCGGGTCATGACAACCATCACCGGATCCGAGCTGGCCGAGAAGTACAACCTGCGCAAGCCGCTCGAACGGCTCACCTACGAGGGCACCAGGACCGGCTTCCGCACCCTCGGCGCCGCCACTCGGGCGTTCGGCCGGGTGACCGGCGGCGGCAAGCCGAAGCGCTTGCCCGACAACGAATCCCGCACCAAGGACTACTTCGACCTGACCCCGACCGACGAGCAGCAGATGATCGTCGAGACGGTTCGCGACTTCGCCGGCGAGATCCTGCGCCCGGCCGCCTTCGACGCCGACAGCGCCGCCAAGGCGCCGCGCGATCTGCTCGAGCGCGCGGCCGAACTGGGTATCACCGTGATCAATGTGCCCGAGGAACTCGAGGGCGCGGCCACCGAGCGCGGCGCGGTGACCAACTCGCTGGTCGCCGAGGCGCTCGCGCACGGCGACATGGGCCTGGCACTGCCGATCCTGGCGCCGTCGGGCGTCGCGGTGGCCTTGTCGCAGTGGGGTACCGATGCTCAGCAGCAGACCTATCTCGGCGCCTTCACCGGCGAGAACGTGCCGCAGGCCTCGGTCGTCCTGGCCGAGCCGCAGGCCCTGTTCGACCCGTTCACGCTGCGCACCAAGGCCACCCGCTCCCCCAGCGGATTCCGCCTCAACGGGGTCAAGAGCCTGGTCCCGGCCGCCGGAGACGCGGAACTGTTCGTCGTCGGCGCCGAACTGGACGGCCGACCGGCACTGTTCGTGGTCGAATCCGACACCCCGGGCATCGTCATCGAGGCCGATCCGGGCATGGGCCTGCGGGCCGCCGGACTGGGCCGGCTGATCCTGGACAACGTGGCCGTACCGGCCGAGGCGATCCTCGGCGACGGTGACGCCGCCGCGCACGCCGAGGACTACGCCGACGCGGTGCGGCTGGCCCGGCTGGGCTGGGCCTCGCTGGCCGTCGGCACCGGACAGGCCGTGCTCGACTACGTGATCCCCTATGTGAAGGAGCGCGAGGCGTTCGGCGAGCCGATCTCGCACCGCCAAGCCGTGGCCTTCATGGTCGCCAACATCGCGATCGAACTGGACAGCATCCGGCTGGTCACGCTGCGCGGCGCCTCGCGTGCCGAACAGGGCCTCTCGTTCGCCCGCGAGGCGGCGCTGGCGAAGAAGCTGGCCACCGACAAGGGCATGCAGATCGGCCTGGACGGCGTGCAGTTGCTCGGCGGACACGGTTTCACCAAGGAGCACCCGGTCGAGCGCTGGTATCGCGATCTGCGCGGTATCGGCGTCGCCGAGGGCATCGTGCTGGTGTAG
- a CDS encoding acyl-CoA dehydrogenase family protein: protein MINLELPKKLRASANQAHQVGAQIFRPISRKYDLAEHEYPVELDTMSAMIEGLSDSGTQNISGAAGGRKVKGEGVGSDSSEPRGNANGGNMSALLNALETCWGDVGLMLSIPYQGLGNAAIAAVATDDQLQRFGKVWAAMAITEPSFGSDSAAVTTTAVLDGDEWVLNGTKIFVTAGSRATHIVVWATVDKTKGRAAIKSFVVPRDAKGLTVSRLEHKLGIKASDTAELRLEDCRIPADNILGSPEVNVEKGFAGVMQTFDNTRPLVAAMAIGVGRAALEELRAILEEAGVEISYDVPPNNQHAAAAEFLRLEADWEAAYLLSLRAAWMADNKKPNSLEASMSKAKAGRMGTDVTLKAVELGGSLGYSQRTLLEKWGRDSKILDIFEGTQQIQQLIVARRVLGLTSTELK from the coding sequence ATGATCAATCTCGAACTTCCCAAGAAGCTGCGGGCCAGCGCCAACCAGGCCCATCAGGTCGGAGCGCAGATCTTCCGCCCGATCTCGCGCAAATACGACCTCGCCGAGCACGAGTACCCGGTGGAACTGGACACCATGTCCGCCATGATCGAGGGCCTGTCCGACTCCGGCACCCAGAACATCTCGGGCGCGGCCGGCGGCCGCAAGGTGAAAGGCGAAGGCGTCGGGAGTGATTCGTCCGAGCCGCGCGGTAATGCCAACGGCGGCAACATGTCCGCGCTGCTGAACGCGCTGGAGACCTGCTGGGGCGATGTCGGCCTGATGCTCTCGATCCCCTATCAGGGCCTGGGCAACGCCGCGATCGCCGCGGTCGCCACCGACGATCAGTTGCAGCGGTTCGGCAAGGTGTGGGCCGCGATGGCGATCACCGAACCGTCCTTCGGCTCCGACTCCGCGGCGGTGACCACCACCGCGGTGCTCGACGGCGACGAGTGGGTGCTCAACGGCACCAAGATCTTCGTGACCGCCGGCTCGCGCGCCACCCACATCGTGGTGTGGGCGACGGTCGACAAGACCAAGGGCCGCGCGGCCATCAAGTCGTTCGTGGTGCCGCGGGATGCCAAGGGCCTCACCGTCTCCCGGCTCGAGCACAAGCTCGGCATCAAGGCCTCCGACACCGCCGAACTGCGCCTGGAGGACTGCCGGATCCCGGCCGACAACATCCTCGGCAGCCCGGAAGTGAATGTGGAGAAGGGTTTCGCCGGGGTCATGCAGACCTTCGACAACACCCGTCCGCTGGTCGCCGCGATGGCCATCGGGGTCGGCCGGGCGGCGCTGGAGGAACTGCGCGCCATCCTCGAGGAGGCCGGCGTCGAGATCTCCTACGACGTACCGCCCAACAACCAGCACGCCGCGGCCGCGGAATTCCTTCGACTGGAAGCGGATTGGGAGGCCGCGTACCTGCTGTCGCTGCGCGCGGCGTGGATGGCGGACAACAAGAAGCCGAACTCGCTCGAGGCCTCGATGTCGAAGGCCAAGGCCGGCCGGATGGGCACCGACGTCACCCTGAAGGCGGTCGAACTCGGCGGCAGCCTCGGCTACTCGCAGCGCACCCTGCTGGAGAAGTGGGGCCGCGATTCGAAGATCCTCGACATCTTCGAGGGCACCCAGCAGATCCAGCAACTCATCGTCGCTCGGCGGGTACTTGGGTTGACCAGCACGGAGCTGAAATAG
- a CDS encoding tyrosine-type recombinase/integrase — translation MGHIEDRWFRPKRNESGDPVLNGRGRPELERTELYGSGLRYRVRYIDPYGRERSKSFPDKQKKRADDFLIEVESDKREGKYIDPRAGRTKFRQQGESWLKAQSPDPASRYVLRRRLENRIYPVFGDMWLGGVGPAELRDWVDDLDARKYSDNYKSVLFDIVAGVLDSAVDDKLIRENPCHAKSVRRPVRRSPKVSIWKHDRLRAVRGGMQKRYEIAVPLGAGLGCRQGEILGFSPELDIDRDGQVAHVQRQVKLVDGELMFALPKRGKTRYAPMASSLLDEIDRYQEDFPAVPVTLPWGSADGELVTVPLLIVHPAGRAFSGDLFSKIAWKPAFAAAGLTYVNRADGMHALRHLFASTLLGRGVSIKELAEYLGHADPGFTLKFYAHLLDDSHERARLALDAVWKDWAVPPDGLAAA, via the coding sequence ATGGGACACATTGAGGATCGGTGGTTCCGGCCGAAGCGCAATGAATCCGGGGACCCGGTGCTCAATGGACGCGGCCGGCCGGAATTGGAGCGGACTGAGCTGTACGGCTCGGGTCTGCGCTACCGGGTCCGGTACATCGACCCGTACGGCCGTGAGCGATCGAAGTCGTTCCCGGACAAGCAGAAGAAGCGCGCGGACGACTTCCTGATCGAGGTCGAATCCGATAAGCGTGAAGGCAAATATATCGACCCGCGGGCGGGCCGGACGAAGTTTCGGCAACAGGGCGAGAGCTGGCTGAAAGCACAGTCACCGGACCCGGCGAGTCGATATGTGCTTCGCCGGCGGCTGGAAAACCGCATTTATCCGGTGTTCGGAGACATGTGGCTCGGCGGTGTCGGTCCGGCCGAACTCCGGGATTGGGTGGATGACCTCGACGCCCGGAAGTACTCCGACAACTACAAGTCAGTCTTGTTCGACATCGTCGCGGGAGTTCTCGATTCGGCAGTGGACGACAAGCTGATCCGCGAGAACCCTTGTCACGCCAAATCGGTCCGTCGTCCCGTCCGCAGAAGTCCGAAGGTCTCGATCTGGAAGCACGACCGGCTCCGGGCCGTTCGTGGGGGCATGCAGAAACGCTACGAGATCGCGGTTCCGCTGGGTGCCGGGCTGGGGTGCCGGCAGGGCGAAATACTCGGCTTCTCACCGGAATTGGATATCGACCGTGACGGCCAGGTCGCCCATGTACAGCGACAGGTGAAGCTGGTCGACGGTGAGCTGATGTTCGCTCTACCGAAGCGGGGCAAAACGCGATACGCGCCAATGGCGTCGTCGCTGCTGGACGAGATAGACCGATACCAGGAGGATTTCCCGGCGGTGCCTGTGACGCTGCCGTGGGGGAGTGCTGACGGAGAGTTGGTGACGGTGCCGTTGTTGATCGTCCATCCGGCCGGGCGAGCGTTCAGCGGAGATCTGTTCTCGAAGATCGCATGGAAACCGGCGTTTGCCGCGGCCGGCTTGACGTATGTCAATCGCGCAGACGGGATGCATGCGCTCCGTCACCTGTTCGCCTCGACGCTGCTCGGCCGCGGGGTGTCGATCAAGGAACTCGCCGAGTACCTCGGCCACGCCGATCCGGGGTTCACGTTGAAGTTCTACGCGCATCTGCTGGACGACAGCCATGAGCGCGCGCGTCTTGCGCTGGACGCGGTCTGGAAGGACTGGGCTGTGCCGCCTGACGGCCTGGCGGCGGCCTGA